From one Butyricimonas faecihominis genomic stretch:
- a CDS encoding Gldg family protein has product MRRILKIAKAELFTLFYSPVAWLILVAFTVQVGLKFTGLMADFVYREDMGFGNGFLTANLLGGMFGLYNTVQQYLYLYMPLLTMGLMSREFSSGSIKLLYSSPVTSSQIVMGKFLAMMAYGLVLLGTLILYIGYAACVVDNFAFAEALSGLLGLYLLLCAYAAIGLFVSCLTSYQVVAAIGTLIILAVLNYMNQVWQDIAFVRDITYWLCLSGRTNEMISGLLCSEDILYFVIVISMFLLLSILKLQSTRQRVSFSMVWGKYLGVVVIAMLLGFVTSRPVMMCYYDATETKRNTLTPNSQEVMSKLEGGMTITTYVNFLDRDYYIGMPNMVNSDLERFKQYLRFKPEIKMKYVYYYDSVSNNPWLDVRFPNTTAKEKAEQLADMRDLNFKMFMAPEELKKKVDLSDEGNRFVRIVERENGQKAFLRLFDDMMKFPSEAEMAVTFKRFTMKLPKVGFLTGHGERSIDSDRAKDYLFFSQLKNFRYSLINQGFDVENVSLAGSSDIPDDIEIVVIADLTKPLEPGEQEKLDRYIARGGNLVIAGEVGRQDVMNPLVEQFGVRFLPGVLVQVKQDIQPDLMIVNATPEAGEMSYFFQEMLIGRNAKIVMNGAAGLAYTEDRGFKVTEILRTDTTGCWNEMETRDFVNDSVILNTAAGEVEAMYPVALALSRKVGDREQRIMILGDADCISNEEFSIRRNLRVMTANYTLVTGTFYWLSDEEAPIDVRRPMGTDNKIHLSRKAMPYLKTACMGIVPAILLIWGVVLWMRRKRK; this is encoded by the coding sequence ATGAGAAGAATATTGAAAATAGCGAAAGCAGAGTTATTTACTTTGTTTTATTCCCCGGTAGCTTGGCTGATCCTTGTGGCCTTTACCGTTCAAGTCGGATTGAAGTTCACGGGGTTGATGGCGGATTTCGTTTACCGGGAAGATATGGGGTTCGGGAATGGATTTTTGACGGCGAATTTGTTGGGGGGTATGTTCGGGTTGTATAACACGGTACAGCAGTATTTGTACCTTTATATGCCTTTACTGACCATGGGGTTGATGAGCCGGGAGTTTAGTAGCGGGTCGATCAAGTTGCTGTATTCTTCACCGGTGACCTCGTCTCAGATTGTCATGGGTAAGTTCTTGGCGATGATGGCTTACGGGTTGGTGTTGTTGGGAACGTTAATCCTGTATATCGGTTACGCGGCTTGCGTGGTGGATAATTTTGCTTTTGCTGAGGCGTTATCCGGTTTGCTGGGGTTGTATTTGTTGTTATGTGCTTACGCGGCTATCGGACTTTTTGTTTCGTGCCTAACTTCCTATCAGGTGGTTGCGGCTATCGGGACGTTGATTATTCTGGCCGTACTGAATTACATGAATCAAGTGTGGCAGGATATAGCGTTTGTTCGGGACATCACGTATTGGTTGTGTCTTTCCGGGCGTACGAACGAGATGATCAGCGGTTTGTTGTGTAGTGAAGATATTTTGTATTTCGTGATCGTGATTTCCATGTTCCTGTTGTTGAGTATCTTGAAATTGCAGTCCACGAGACAGCGGGTTTCTTTTTCCATGGTTTGGGGAAAGTATCTTGGCGTGGTGGTGATTGCGATGTTGTTGGGATTCGTGACGTCTCGTCCCGTGATGATGTGCTATTATGATGCGACGGAGACGAAACGGAATACCTTGACGCCTAACAGTCAGGAGGTCATGAGCAAGTTGGAAGGAGGAATGACGATTACCACGTATGTCAATTTTTTGGATCGGGATTATTATATCGGGATGCCCAATATGGTAAATTCGGATTTGGAGAGGTTTAAGCAGTATTTGCGGTTTAAGCCGGAGATCAAGATGAAGTACGTGTATTATTACGATTCGGTTTCTAATAATCCTTGGTTGGACGTGCGATTTCCGAATACGACGGCAAAGGAGAAAGCAGAGCAATTGGCGGATATGCGTGATTTGAATTTTAAGATGTTTATGGCACCCGAAGAGTTGAAGAAGAAGGTGGATTTGTCGGACGAGGGGAATCGTTTTGTGCGAATCGTAGAACGGGAGAATGGGCAAAAGGCTTTCCTGCGTCTGTTTGATGATATGATGAAGTTCCCGAGTGAGGCGGAGATGGCCGTGACATTTAAACGGTTTACCATGAAATTACCGAAAGTCGGGTTCTTGACCGGACATGGAGAACGTTCGATTGATTCGGACCGGGCGAAGGATTATCTTTTCTTTTCGCAATTGAAGAATTTCCGTTATTCTTTGATTAATCAAGGGTTTGACGTGGAGAATGTTTCTCTTGCCGGAAGTTCGGATATTCCGGATGATATTGAGATCGTGGTGATTGCCGATCTGACAAAGCCTTTGGAGCCGGGGGAACAGGAAAAGTTAGATAGGTATATCGCCCGTGGAGGGAATTTGGTGATTGCCGGAGAGGTGGGAAGACAGGATGTTATGAATCCTCTTGTGGAGCAGTTCGGGGTTCGTTTTTTGCCGGGAGTTTTGGTACAGGTGAAACAGGATATTCAACCGGATTTGATGATCGTGAATGCCACGCCGGAGGCGGGAGAGATGTCTTATTTCTTTCAGGAGATGTTGATCGGCCGGAATGCGAAGATCGTGATGAACGGGGCCGCGGGATTGGCCTACACGGAAGATCGGGGATTTAAGGTGACGGAGATTTTGCGGACAGATACGACCGGATGCTGGAACGAGATGGAGACGAGGGATTTCGTGAATGATAGCGTGATTCTTAATACGGCGGCCGGAGAGGTGGAGGCGATGTACCCGGTGGCACTGGCTCTTTCCCGGAAGGTGGGCGATCGTGAGCAAAGGATTATGATTCTTGGGGATGCGGATTGTATCAGTAATGAAGAGTTTTCTATCCGTAGGAATTTACGGGTGATGACGGCCAATTATACTTTGGTTACAGGTACGTTCTATTGGCTCTCTGATGAAGAGGCGCCTATTGATGTTCGTCGCCCCATGGGAACGGATAATAAGATACACTTGAGCCGGAAAGCGATGCCTTATTTGAAGACAGCGTGTATGGGAATTGTACCCGCTATATTGCTGATTTGGGGCGTGGTGTTGTGGATGAGGAGAAAGCGGAAATAA